The following coding sequences are from one Deltaproteobacteria bacterium window:
- a CDS encoding DUF3175 domain-containing protein, translating to MIPASRAYVARVGAKEANRRSSTRRRTGTRRWSREVTERSNALDLERDVFKKPSPRAIAESLRRSAERSRRRRVDPFRSAMSMLTFYINRAGRNLDPSRRRTLERAKQELRRLYGRA from the coding sequence TTGATCCCGGCATCCCGGGCCTATGTTGCCCGCGTGGGCGCCAAGGAAGCGAATCGTCGTTCGTCGACGCGTCGGCGGACGGGCACGCGACGCTGGTCGCGCGAAGTGACCGAGCGCAGCAACGCGCTCGACCTCGAGAGGGACGTCTTCAAGAAGCCCAGCCCGCGCGCCATCGCCGAATCGCTGCGCCGCTCGGCCGAGCGCAGCCGGCGCAGAAGAGTGGACCCGTTCCGGTCGGCGATGTCGATGCTCACGTTCTACATCAACCGGGCCGGGCGGAATCTCGACCCGTCCCGGCGGCGGACGCTGGAGCGAGCCAAGCAGGAGCTCCGGCGGCTGTACGGGCGTGCGTGA